CGAAGCTGTTCCTGACGGCGCAGTACGCCGCAAGGGGCGGCGCGGCCCCGGCCAGGCTGCCGAGGACCGTGCTGTGGACCGAGTTGCGCTTCAGATAGAGGCTGTAGGCGCCGACGTAGACCGCGAAGCCGCACAGGGCCACGGCCAGGGTCAGGCCGTTGGTCCCGGCCAGGAGCAGCGCCGCGCCCGCGAGCCCGAGCACCGCGGCGTAGGCCAGGCTCCCCTGCAGCGAGATCGAATCCGTGGCCAGGACGCGGCCGCAGGTCCGGGCCATGCGCCGGTCTATGTCCCTGTCGATGTAGTTGTTGAGCACGCAGCCCGAGGCCACGACGCAGCACAGCCCGGCCATGACGCACAGGAAGAGCTCTGGCGCGAAGCGCCCCTGGGCCGCGAGGAAGAAGACGCCAGCGGCCGCCACCAGGTTGGCGGCGACGATCCACGGCTTGGTGACCAGGAAATAGTTCTTGAGCACCTCGGATGTTCTTACATCCGGTAGTGCAGACTGTGCATGATCCAGATCGAGCCTCCCACGAAGAGGAATATGATGAAGAAGGTGAAGAGCAGCGACATGACGTTCCAGTACATCGCGGACGACCTGTCGAGATGGAGGAAGTAGCGCAGCTGCACGAAGATCTGCAGGATCGCGGCCGCGAAGACGCACAGGACCAGGGCCATGTGGGACAGCGCCCCGTTCATGACCAGCAGGAAGGGGACGAGGGTGAGGAGGAGCGAGAGGACGAACCCCGTCGCGTACGCCTTGAAGGAGACGTTTCCGGCCCCCGCGGTGTCT
The sequence above is drawn from the Desulfovibrio sp. X2 genome and encodes:
- the cyoE gene encoding heme o synthase, whose product is MLKNYFLVTKPWIVAANLVAAAGVFFLAAQGRFAPELFLCVMAGLCCVVASGCVLNNYIDRDIDRRMARTCGRVLATDSISLQGSLAYAAVLGLAGAALLLAGTNGLTLAVALCGFAVYVGAYSLYLKRNSVHSTVLGSLAGAAPPLAAYCAVRNSFDLGALIVLAMFSLWQVPHSYAITIFRRDDYAAAGLPVMSVRAGIAATKRHIVWHVAAFVVAAQMLTAFGYAGYAYLVAATGLGLCWLGMALSGFRARDDRRWARRLYRFSILTIFALSLMMSVDFARGPF
- the cyoD gene encoding cytochrome o ubiquinol oxidase subunit IV, yielding MNQPRQDTAGAGNVSFKAYATGFVLSLLLTLVPFLLVMNGALSHMALVLCVFAAAILQIFVQLRYFLHLDRSSAMYWNVMSLLFTFFIIFLFVGGSIWIMHSLHYRM